One region of Flavobacterium sp. KACC 22763 genomic DNA includes:
- a CDS encoding HAD-IIB family hydrolase, which produces MMKKLRISLINIHGLLKGSGLEIGRDADNGGQTKYIYELAEFLSQHEDVEHVHLFTRLIDDSALSPEYAVPVEIINDKLDIRRIPFLGKKYKAKEQLWEGLDLFVNGAMQHIKQHNIFPDWIHSHYADAGYAAAELSAVLNIPFAHTGHSLGFYKKKKLIESGETEEELEKKFKFKTRISAEERTLELAEFIVTSTEQEIETYKAYKNFELGKYHAISPGIDTRKFVPYYYQENDSEKNMEEIQRKYWVQESISKFLTNPHKPIILALSRPDRHKNLNTLIDVYGKDKELQSIANLVIFAGIRKDIAKMPESEKNVLTDLLLLMDKYDLYGKMAIPKKHDVENEVSIIYRYAAEKRGVFVNLALHENFGLTVIESASSGLPVVVTKNGGPSEIIPVCQNGELVNPQEESQIKKALRNILTDENQWKYYSNNGAINIQKHYSWISHVNHYVELVKENLSLSSGAGIKKQHYPNINISRLKRKIDHLLVSDIDGTLIEPKLANPGLKELKAHLVNRTDKMAFAMASGRNLALVKKVIDEEEFPLPDFIICSVGTEIYYTNGKDYILDKGWAKFLAGRWKREDIVNRLKAIKWIRIQEEEAQNPYKISYYYEKEKYNHDELITVLGTGWYKVNIIPSHGQFLDFIPKRASKGNAIKFLCRKWSIPLSNVIAAGDSGNDVDMFRGPVKGIIVGNRSAELMAYETTKSIYVAKTSASEGILEGLKYYKVIK; this is translated from the coding sequence ATGATGAAAAAACTACGAATTTCTCTAATCAATATTCACGGACTTTTGAAAGGTTCAGGTTTAGAAATAGGACGAGATGCCGACAACGGAGGCCAGACCAAATACATATACGAATTAGCCGAATTTTTATCGCAGCATGAAGATGTAGAACACGTTCATCTTTTTACCAGATTAATAGACGATTCCGCTCTTTCGCCCGAATATGCAGTACCTGTGGAAATTATCAATGATAAATTGGATATAAGGCGAATTCCATTTCTAGGAAAAAAGTACAAAGCCAAAGAACAGCTTTGGGAAGGTCTTGATCTTTTTGTAAATGGTGCGATGCAGCACATTAAACAGCATAATATTTTCCCCGATTGGATTCATTCCCATTATGCAGATGCCGGTTATGCCGCAGCCGAATTATCTGCCGTATTAAATATTCCTTTTGCTCATACAGGGCATTCATTAGGATTTTATAAAAAGAAAAAACTAATTGAAAGCGGAGAAACAGAAGAAGAACTTGAAAAAAAATTCAAATTTAAAACCAGAATTTCTGCTGAAGAGCGAACCTTAGAACTTGCTGAATTTATTGTCACTTCGACCGAACAGGAAATTGAAACCTACAAAGCCTACAAAAACTTCGAATTAGGAAAATACCACGCCATTTCTCCCGGAATTGATACCAGAAAATTTGTTCCTTATTACTATCAGGAAAATGATTCTGAGAAAAACATGGAAGAAATACAGCGAAAATATTGGGTTCAGGAAAGCATATCAAAATTTTTAACCAATCCGCACAAGCCTATTATTCTGGCACTTTCGAGACCTGATCGCCATAAAAACTTGAACACTTTAATTGACGTTTACGGAAAAGATAAAGAACTCCAAAGCATTGCCAATTTGGTTATTTTTGCGGGTATTCGAAAAGATATTGCCAAAATGCCAGAATCTGAAAAGAACGTTTTAACCGATTTGCTTCTTTTAATGGACAAATATGATTTGTACGGAAAAATGGCCATTCCGAAAAAGCATGATGTAGAAAACGAAGTTTCTATTATTTATCGTTATGCAGCAGAAAAAAGAGGCGTTTTTGTGAATCTAGCATTGCATGAAAACTTCGGCTTGACCGTTATCGAATCGGCTAGTTCTGGGCTTCCCGTTGTGGTGACTAAAAACGGTGGGCCGTCAGAAATTATTCCGGTCTGTCAAAACGGAGAATTAGTCAATCCGCAAGAAGAAAGCCAAATTAAAAAAGCGCTCCGAAATATTTTGACCGATGAAAATCAATGGAAATACTATTCCAACAATGGCGCGATCAATATTCAGAAACACTATAGCTGGATTAGTCATGTCAATCATTATGTAGAATTGGTTAAAGAAAATCTTTCTCTTTCATCTGGAGCAGGAATCAAAAAACAGCATTATCCCAATATCAACATTAGCCGATTAAAGCGAAAAATCGATCATTTATTAGTTTCAGATATTGACGGAACATTGATTGAACCCAAACTGGCAAATCCGGGTTTAAAAGAACTAAAAGCTCACCTTGTCAATCGCACCGATAAAATGGCTTTTGCAATGGCTTCTGGACGAAACTTAGCTTTAGTAAAAAAAGTCATTGACGAAGAGGAATTTCCCCTACCCGATTTCATTATTTGTTCGGTTGGAACTGAAATCTATTATACAAACGGAAAGGATTATATTTTGGACAAAGGCTGGGCAAAATTCCTCGCTGGAAGATGGAAAAGAGAAGATATTGTAAACAGATTAAAAGCCATTAAATGGATCAGGATTCAGGAAGAAGAAGCTCAAAATCCGTATAAAATCTCGTATTACTACGAAAAAGAAAAATACAATCATGACGAATTAATTACTGTTTTAGGAACAGGCTGGTACAAGGTCAATATTATTCCGAGTCACGGACAATTTTTGGATTTTATTCCTAAAAGAGCATCAAAAGGAAATGCGATTAAGTTCTTATGCAGAAAATGGTCTATTCCGTTAAGCAATGTAATTGCCGCAGGAGATTCAGGAAACGATGTCGACATGTTTAGAGGTCCCGTAAAAGGAATTATTGTAGGAAAC